The Huiozyma naganishii CBS 8797 chromosome 3, complete genome genome contains a region encoding:
- the SPO14 gene encoding phospholipase D (similar to Saccharomyces cerevisiae SPO14 (YKR031C); ancestral locus Anc_1.251) produces MPMNVLPENIPGILSGGEVLKRALHNKTNTPSREESVIEEEEEEENDDVEQDNQQNNGTHPEHVTKSAPIDGSYTVDGEENRDAHSQDEATLKNLSFQGIPNSVLRRRTTQFDKPASAPTTPTLFKKGFHVGDTAANKVVPQHIETESPRASIEGHPRLDPAEFDPRVLRSRNTAPLPSGRWRRPSFLGTPASSRRSPSQSQLLFGGWTKEFGNQFRKISLKSKVKFGKGKSVAGRDENSPEYYEQELHDSHIKDMASDLVNILLSGTPAALFAGSQFLRDNNGHRRAPILLPMLYVKLSPVANINALLNAEPQENDEFSLTRVSTARSVHSIKSNSSALSKIRHHQFRSKLLFEITLEYGVGEFNYRWTVCKTYGEIEQLHHRMKLLVYQKDALNILSIDNSSHSKLILPQFPKKRTNEDGAGAGNHSGRRNSTVSASSSELSTHFTLKNTKMKQLQDLIDAPDDRTQPLHIRLEKYLRLLNAALSLRPHANRLFEFYEFSILGYYLSYETGYKGKEGHLVIRSSAKAQGWNVSHFRRNDLRAMISRHTPKWFLVRDSYLTYVSDIASNTPLDVFMVDSFFELSHSGHDKSNPHTKHPDYGGDNDQNFEDSNAFSTKLFINIKNGERKMRLICKSEFQMKQWVKSLDYMLKSSVWAGPKRFDSFAPIRKNVFAKYLVDGRDYFWSLSEMLLLAEDTIFIHDWWLSPELYMRRPVDGNQEYRIDRILKKKAEEGVKIFIIIYRNVANTVGTDSLWTKHSFLGLHKNIHLIRSPNQWLQNTYFWAHHEKFTVIDNTVAFMGGIDLCFGRYDTPDHVLRDDYEDIRDQVFPGKDYSNARVCDFFELNKPFESMYDRNVLPRMPWHDVHMMMIGDPGRDLARHFVQRWNYLLREKRPSRATPLLLPPVDFTKEELCNSDLFKRLKPRSTCEIQILRSAGDWSLGLKQTEKSIQNAYLKLISESQHYIYIENQFFITTSNWDGIVVENKIGDAIVDRIIRADTEGTNWKAFVLMPLMPGFNLPVDEPGASSMRSIMQFQYQSISRGDSSIFSRLKKLGINPLKYIQFFSLRKWSTIGPQDKLVTEQLYVHAKLLIADDRNCIIGSANINERSQLGNRDSEVAAIIRDTDMVRSRMDNKPYLAGRFAFELRQKLMREHLGCDVDMVELIERKFNKLTVTATRDYKTLNTLPDEIKSAKKQLNSAKIEIAYREVFHCDYSDSWEKKYSKGDKKDELTTFGIHESSKQETDHKDETEDVYGNNLQKKHKRGDKMSFLPSSTLRKKSLHTFNYRAGIDNTGIKSDKNISVDPRLQNNEKHVSEVAGSGPDKWNDVTPEYKESVSEQIQIWAKNVFSFKKDDNDEEHSKTTFLPFKEDLEAYIFNDKVSDYKKWDMLKRVHYLQHLDYKVKKSRTTNEASTHKSIHEGRTRDKRTSGSKQTPSNLSHGPRMNDNEINNLINRLAPKFVYEEKREDVVAENGTKKLKTLNFIDPYSFEDPISTDFFEDVWFYTAMKNTTLYKTVFHCQPDNTVQTWDDYKEFIKLYDKFNLKQGQGPVEEMKPQIGVNVQQNKSGTHTVSNDGTSNEDTLLSPRSGPHDSHSALKDITSKASSRENEKPSDAGKEKQDSVTHYNLPSYQRGNIMFGVSDHVYDKQTAHKLLEGIHGHLVIFPTEWLSKEIDSNNWFYNSDRVLPMYLFN; encoded by the coding sequence ATGCCAATGAATGTCCTCCCAGAGAATATTCCGGGCATCCTGTCCGGGGGGGAGGTGTTGAAGAGGGCGTTGCACAATAAAACAAACACCCCATCAAGGGAGGAGTCTGTCatagaagaggaagaagaggaagaaaacgatGATGTAGAGCAGGATaatcaacaaaataatgGTACTCATCCAGAACACGTTACGAAAAGTGCGCCAATTGACGGTAGCTACACGGTAGATGGTGAAGAAAATCGGGACGCTCATTCACAGGATGAGGCGACGTTAAAGAATCTTTCCTTCCAAGGCATACCAAACTCCGTcttgagaagaagaacgacaCAGTTTGATAAACCAGCGTCTGCCCCCACTACACCCACCTTATTCAAGAAGGGATTCCATGTTGGCGATACTGCCGCAAACAAGGTTGTACCTCAGCATATCGAGACCGAGTCACCAAGGGCAAGCATCGAGGGCCACCCGAGATTAGACCCTGCTGAATTTGATCCCAGAGTTCTACGGAGTAGAAATACAGCACCATTACCTTCGGGTAGGTGGCGGAGACCATCCTTTTTAGGCACGCCCGCAAGCTCGCGCCGTTCACCCTCGCAGTCGCAATTGCTGTTTGGTGGGTGGACCAAAGAATTTGGGAATCAATTCCGAAAGATCTCGCTGAAGTCAAAGGTGAAATTTGGGAAGGGGAAGAGTGTGGCTGGGAGAGACGAAAACTCGCCGGAGTATTACGAACAGGAATTACACGATTCGCATATCAAGGATATGGCCTCGGATTTGGTAAACATTCTTCTATCGGGGACACCAGCGGCGCTTTTTGCAGGCTCGCAATTTCTGAGGGATAATAATGGCCACAGACGGGCGCCCATCTTGCTACCAATGTTGTACGTTAAACTGAGTCCCGTGGCAAATATCAACGCTTTACTGAATGCAGAACCACAGGAAAATGATGAATTCAGCCTGACAAGGGTGTCTACTGCAAGAAGTGTTCACAGTATCAAATCCAACTCAAGCGCGCTGAGCAAAATCAGACACCATCAATTTCGCAGCAAGCTGTTGTTTGAGATTACCTTGGAGTATGGGGTCGGGGAATTTAACTACAGGTGGACAGTATGCAAAACGTACGGGGAAATAGAACAACTGCATCATAGAATGAAATTGTTGGTATACCAGAAAGATGCACTTAATATTTTGTCAATCGACAACAGCAGTCACTCCAAGTTGATTCTACCGCAGttccccaaaaaaagaacaaatgAGGATGGGGCTGGGGCTGGGAACCACTCCGGGCGGAGGAACTCTACTGTTTCTGCCTCGTCAAGTGAATTGAGCACCCATTTCACCCTTAAGAACACCAAGATGAAGCAACTACAGGACTTGATCGACGCCCCTGACGATCGAACTCAACCACTGCATATTCgtcttgaaaaatatttgCGGCTTCTAAACGCAGCCTTGTCCTTGCGTCCACATGCGAACCGTTTATTTGAGTTTTACGAGTTCTCAATCTTGGGTTACTACCTATCGTACGAAACTGGCTACAAGGGGAAGGAGGGCCATTTGGTCATCAGATCGAGTGCTAAGGCACAAGGCTGGAACGTCTCACACTTTAGAAGAAACGATTTGAGAGCAATGATCTCAAGACACACACCCAAGTGGTTCCTTGTGAGAGACTCGTACCTCACGTACGTATCCGATATTGCATCGAACACCCCACTGGACGTCTTCATGGTGGACTCCTTTTTTGAACTGAGCCATTCTGGGCACGACAAAAGTAATCCACATACTAAACACCCTGACTATGGTGGAGACAATGACCAAAACTTTGAGGATTCGAACGCCTTTTCTACGAAACTATTCATCAATATAAAGAATGGAGAAAGGAAAATGAGACTTATTTGTAAAAGCGAGTTTCAAATGAAGCAATGGGTGAAATCATTAGACTACATGTTAAAGTCCTCGGTTTGGGCGGGCCCTAAACGATTTGACAGCTTTGCACCGATAAGAAAGAACGTTTTCGCTAAATACCTGGTTGACGGGAGAGACTATTTTTGGTCACTAAGCGAAATGTTGTTACTGGCTGAAGATACTATTTTTATTCATGATTGGTGGCTTTCTCCGGAACTGTATATGAGACGGCCTGTGGATGGTAATCAGGAATATCGAATTGACAgaatcttgaaaaaaaaggcaGAAGAGGGAGTAAaaatcttcatcatcatctaTAGAAATGTTGCTAATACGGTCGGTACGGATAGTTTGTGGACAAAACACTCCTTTTTAGGCTTACACAAAAATATTCACCTGATTAGATCACCTAACCAGTGGCTCCAGAACACATATTTTTGGGCACATCACGAGAAGTTTACAGTGATCGACAACACTGTTGCATTTATGGGGGGCATTGATCTTTGCTTTGGACGTTACGATACCCCTGATCATGTTCTAAGGGACGATTACGAAGATATAAGAGATCAGGTTTTCCCAGGAAAGGATTATTCTAACGCTCGGGTGTGTGATTTCTTTGAACTAAACAAACCGTTCGAATCAATGTACGACCGCAATGTGCTCCCAAGAATGCCGTGGCATGATGTACACATGATGATGATTGGGGATCCAGGCAGAGATTTGGCTCGtcattttgttcaaaggtGGAACTACTTGCTAAGGGAGAAAAGACCCAGCAGGGCGACACCGCTGTTGCTTCCACCAGTGGATTTCACTAAAGAAGAGCTATGTAATTCTGATCTGTTCAAACGCTTGAAACCACGTTCAACCTGCGAAATCCAGATATTGCGGAGCGCTGGCGATTGGTCACTTGGCTTgaaacaaactgaaaagtCGATTCAGAACGCATACCTCAAATTAATCTCCGAGAGTCAACACTACATATACATTGAAAACCAATTTTTTATCACCACATCCAATTGGGATGGAATAGTGGTTGAGAATAAGATCGGAGACGCAATAGTTGACAGAATCATCAGAGCAGATACCGAAGGAACGAATTGGAAGGCATTCGTGTTGATGCCATTAATGCCAGGGTTTAATCTTCCTGTGGATGAACCAGGGGCATCTAGTATGAGATCTATCATGCAATTCCAATATCAAAGTATCTCTAGAGGAGATTCATCAATATTCAGTAGATTGAAAAAACTGGGTATAAATCCGCTAAAGTACATCCaattcttctctctcaGAAAGTGGTCGACGATTGGTCCGCAAGACAAGTTAGTGACTGAGCAGCTCTACGTCCACGCCAAACTTCTAATCGCAGATGACAGAAATTGTATCATTGGTAGTGCCAACATCAATGAAAGATCGCAGTTAGGTAATAGAGATAGTGAGGTTGCAGCTATCATCCGCGATACGGATATGGTTAGGTCTAGGATGGACAATAAACCGTACTTAGCAGGAAGGTTTGCTTTTGAATTAAGACAGAAACTGATGCGAGAGCATTTGGGCTGTGACGTTGATATGGTAGAACTTATCGAGAGGAAATTCAATAAGTTAACGGTAACTGCAACGCGGGACTATAAGACGCTGAACACATTGCCTGATGAGATAAAGAGTGCAAAGAAACAGCTCAACTCCGCTAAAATTGAAATAGCTTATAGAGAAGTATTTCACTGTGACTACAGCGATTCCTGGGAGAAAAAATACTCAAAAGGCGATAAGAAGGATGAATTGACCACCTTTGGAATACATGAATCCTCAAAGCAGGAAACAGACCACAAAGATGAGACTGAAGATGTTTATGGCAATAATTTGCAAAAAAAGCACAAAAGAGGCGATAAGATGTCTTTTTTGCCATCATCAACActtagaaaaaaaagtttacATACATTTAATTACCGGGCAGGTATTGATAACACCGGGATCAAAAGTGATAAAAATATTAGTGTAGATCCTAGGTTACAAAACAACGAAAAACATGTCTCTGAAGTGGCCGGATCTGGACCTGATAAATGGAACGATGTTACTCCAGAGTATAAAGAATCCGTGAGCGAACAAATCCAAATTTGGGCTAAAAACGTTTTCTCGTTCAAAAAGGATGACAACGACGAAGAGCACTCTAAGACCACTTTTTTacctttcaaagaggacTTAGAGGCATACATCTTTAATGATAAAGTTTCTGACTATAAAAAATGGGATATGTTAAAACGGGTTCATTATTTGCAGCATTTAGATTATAAAGTGAAGaaatcaagaacaactAACGAGGCAAGCACCCATAAATCGATACACGAAGGACGAACACGGGATAAGAGGACATCTGGATCGAAACAAACCCCTTCCAACTTATCCCACGGACCCAGGATGAATGACAATGAAATCAATAATTTAATCAACCGATTAGCACCCAAGTTTGTCTACGAAGAAAAACGGGAAGATGTCGTCGCTGAAAATGGGACCAAGAAACTAAAGACGTTAAACTTCATTGATCCATATTCCTTTGAAGACCCAATATCGACAGATTTTTTCGAAGACGTGTGGTTTTATACAGCGATGAAGAATACAACCCTTTACAAAACAGTTTTCCATTGTCAGCCAGACAATACAGTACAGACATGGGACGACTACAAAGAATTTATTAAACTTTATGACAAGTTCAACTTGAAACAGGGACAAGGACCGGTAGAGGAAATGAAGCCCCAGATTGGGGTGAATGTCCAGCAAAATAAATCTGGTACTCATACCGTCTCAAATGACGGAACGTCGAATGAAGACACGCTACTGTCCCCTAGATCTGGCCCCCACGACAGCCATAGTGCGCTCAAAGATATAACGTCAAAGGCAAGTTCCAGGGAAAATGAGAAGCCTAGTGATGCcggaaaagaaaagcagGATTCAGTGACACATTACAACCTTCCTTCGTACCAAAGAGGTAACATTATGTTTGGTGTTTCCGATCACGTATACGACAAACAAACGGCGCACAAACTCTTAGAAGGAATTCACGGGCATTTAGTGATATTTCCGACTGAATGGCTATCAAAAGAGATCGATTCGAATAACTGGTTTTACAACTCAGATAGGGTACTCCCAATGTATCTGTTCAACTAG
- the SET3 gene encoding histone-binding protein SET3 (similar to Saccharomyces cerevisiae SET4 (YJL105W) and SET3 (YKR029C); ancestral locus Anc_1.256), whose translation MESTSNNFGPSERLIEEFSISSVSSNHDGQVSTLAHNDTDTAQDTKTEVAITSAEDTIPNHSQSSDTERIPQQHTDPDIIESATIGESHNVSQDIINVPLADSKEGGASAPQDHELHGTTITDSIQENNKNLSSREAPQEHGTMITTAEDVRTNSASQQDQNSTVSDSYIIDPDAGIITCICGFDDDDGFTIQCDHCYRWQHAACYNIENLEAVPENYLCNVCQPRDLDDKVAKELQLKRRNILLPVTGDLDENLRKKRKTETSTTPDKNRTNSTERKDIKQTPERASANEFIRQKEHLVNAKDAYPATYVPLKKCTYRDNLLELFLKNHRHDDCVIPYPKAQFTPIPTKVKPYADIAYCRTFPGFNKLGVFLKKDCLKNDYICEMVGEVDFRKNYVIDCKNQYSIWGTPKAKVMFHPSWPIYIDQRGSGNSCRYLRRNCDPNVELVTIRLPNNDIKFVYRALNDIEEGEELFVKWQWDKNHPILQMTEDISKFEKMDDKTKYVLIQSVDVILSSCDCGCGNNNKECPLSKAKKCINGLLKTVRSRMNNKYKLNEVLSSLQTSRKKRQPPILTRLLLEAETNQKKNIIYLVNSSMAFKGHNRASWSGLSTENLIPESDNSRGESALEANKLTDSVPFRLKPLKSHHSTEKKRKFFEIGLNYNESDITDLDKLAVPIDIPIDTLDDGTVTANSNIPESASPHTTTIQMRRKSSEGTLDGQHAHNTQTASATETNEVAAPFSIPVSTTPMSEAVSKSKKKLSFADYKKKLNK comes from the coding sequence ATGGAATCAACCTCAAACAACTTCGGCCCTTCAGAAAGGTTGATTGAGGAATTTTCTATTTCATCAGTCTCCTCAAACCACGACGGGCAAGTATCTACTTTAGCACATAACGATACCGATACAGCACAGGACACAAAAACTGAAGTTGCCATCACATCAGCGGAAGATACGATCCCGAATCACTCACAGTCAAGTGACACTGAGCGTATACCTCAACAGCATACTGATCCAGATATAATTGAATCTGCTACCATCGGGGAGTCCCATAATGTTTCGCAAGATATCATAAATGTACCTTTGGCCGATTCCAAGGAAGGTGGTGCCAGCGCTCCTCAAGATCATGAGCTCCATGGAACAACGATCACAGATAGTATTCAggaaaataacaaaaatCTTTCCTCAAGAGAAGCACCACAAGAACATGGGACCATGATCACAACGGCAGAGGATGTTAGAACAAATTCCGCTTCACAGCAGGATCAAAACTCAACAGTATCTGACTCCTACATAATTGATCCAGACGCTGGCATAATTACATGCATATGTGggtttgatgatgatgacggGTTCACGATCCAGTGTGACCACTGTTACAGGTGGCAGCACGCGGCGTGTTACAATATCGAAAACCTAGAGGCGGTCCCTGAAAATTACTTATGCAATGTCTGCCAACCGAGAGATTTGGACGACAAAGTTGCAAAAGAGCTTCAATTAAAACGCAGAAATATTCTCCTACCAGTGACTGGAGATCTTGATGAAAATTTACGAAAGAAGCGGAAAACTGAGACGTCTACTACTCCAGACAAAAACAGGACGAATAGTACGGAGAGGAAGGATATTAAACAAACACCAGAGAGAGCGTCTGCTAACGAATTTATACGGCAGAAAGAGCATCTAGTAAACGCGAAGGATGCATATCCTGCTACATATGTaccgttgaagaagtgcACTTATCGAGACAATCTACTAGAGTTATTTCTCAAGAATCATCGACACGATGACTGTGTAATACCGTATCCCAAGGCACAGTTTACACCTATCCCCACGAAAGTCAAGCCATATGCCGATATTGCATATTGCCGAACATTCCCAGGGTTCAACAAGCTGGGTGTCTTCTTAAAAAAGGACTGTTTGAAGAATGATTACATTTGTGAAATGGTAGGTGAGGTTGATTTCAGAAAGAATTATGTCATTGATTGTAAGAACCAATACAGTATTTGGGGAACTCCCAAGGCGAAGGTGATGTTTCACCCATCTTGGCCAATCTACATCGATCAAAGAGGATCGGGCAACTCTTGTAGATAtttgagaagaaactgcGACCCGAATGTCGAGCTAGTCACAATTCGGCTACCTAATAATGACATCAAATTTGTTTATCGGGCGCTAAATGATATCGAGGAAGGCGAAGAGCTATTTGTCAAGTGGCAATGGGATAAAAACCATCCAATTTTGCAAATGACAGAAGATATTTCCAAGTTCGAAAAGATGGACGATAAGACAAAATACGTTCTTATTCAATCAGTCGATGTCATACTCTCTAGCTGCGACTGTGGTTGCGGAAACAACAATAAAGAGTGTCCCTTATCAAAGGCTAAGAAATGTATAAATGGCTTACTGAAAACTGTAAGGAGTAGAATGAACAACAAATACAAACTGAATGAGGTGTTAAGCAGTCTtcaaacttcaagaaaaaagagacaaCCGCCTATTCTTACAAGGTTGTTGCTTGAAGCAGAAACGaaccaaaagaaaaacatAATCTATTTGGTGAATTCTTCAATGGCATTCAAGGGTCACAATCGAGCCTCATGGTCAGGTTTATCAACCGAGAATCTGATACCAGAATCTGATAACAGCAGGGGAGAGTCTGCTTTGGAAGCCAATAAATTAACAGACTCGGTCCCCTTCAGACTGAAGCCGTTAAAGAGCCATCACTCTACCGAAAAAAAGCgcaaattttttgaaatagGACTGAACTATAACGAGAGTGACATTACAGATTTGGATAAGCTGGCGGTGCCGATTGATATTCCTATTGACACACTTGATGATGGTACAGTAACCGCAAACAGCAACATACCTGAATCGGCATCTCCCCACACAACGACAATTCAAATGCGTCGGAAAAGCAGCGAAGGTACACTGGATGGTCAACACGCCCATAACACACAGACTGCCTCAGCTACTGAAACTAATGAAGTAGCCGCTCCATTTTCTATTCCTGTTTCAACAACACCAATGTCGGAAGCTGTTTCCAAGTCTAAAAAGAAACTAAGTTTTGCAGACTataagaagaagttgaataAGTAA
- the RQT4 gene encoding Rqt4p (similar to Saccharomyces cerevisiae YKR023W; ancestral locus Anc_1.259) has translation MTRKQAIEYALVKIPEILPLEKLEVENLCEQILETNHDPESIAEAFLGILGQDDLPFEFVFKFNEILDLRDDTDAKPDSAATSIPKFEQQEKRKERSETHSKLKSPQSKIEPSQSKPLKSDGKIQSSGRKPVSAKHSEKVTNNGPSKKTKSSKQTKLQSLQEINDALNLLTMNRDKVDATQYKCNCQGNVHPIFSIAPNCLFCGKIVCIKEGLHLNDCAFCGAELIPFKERMELVEALKMEENEINDVSKSETAAKRTGEPKKKPVKTYKISSGMGKNLFAQQDKLFDFIERQKERERKREEVLREKTEEQIMQEATERKEESEKNVDKDLRDAQERLDNLLHFQDTSAQRTKIIDNASDFSMSNESGLWGDARERALMLKKQQRNMRKWENLEKERNGRRDKYVVSMDIKLDGKVVMKEVVKDNNAVYANSDEELENISDEDDARDLMDIKKYKEELSAEKELHNAKLESNIWDYEKDKAQFERPMYVGTSPEPEESNITESNGTERKWKSRIQVIPDDETSLEQNILAAL, from the coding sequence ATGACCAGGAAACAGGCGATTGAGTATGCTCTGGTTAAAATACCCGAAATTCTTCCCTTGGAGAAACTCGAGGTTGAAAACTTATGCGAACAGATACTCGAAACAAATCACGATCCAGAGAGCATCGCGGAAGCTTTCTTAGGCATTTTGGGGCAAGACGATTTACCCTTTGAATTTGTATTCAAGTTCAACGAGATTTTGGATTTACGGGATGACACTGATGCAAAGCCGGACTCTGCAGCTACAAGTATACCCAAATTCGAGCAGCaggaaaagagaaaggaaAGATCGGAAACGCATAGTAAGTTAAAATCTCCCCAAAGTAAGATAGAGCCTTCCCAAAGTAAACCTTTGAAAAGTGATGGAAAAATCCAATCTTCTGGACGGAAACCTGTTTCTGCTAAGCACTCAGAAAAGGTAACAAATAACGGGCCATcgaagaaaacgaaaagtTCCAAGCAAACTAAGCTACAATCATTACAAGAAATTAACGATGCTTTGAACCTTTTGACTATGAATCGCGACAAAGTAGATGCTACGCAATATAAATGTAACTGCCAAGGTAACGTCCACCCTATATTTTCAATTGCACCAAACTGTCTTTTTTGCGGAAAAATTGTATGCATCAAGGAAGGGCTTCATTTAAACGACTGTGCCTTTTGTGGCGCTGAGTTGATtcctttcaaagaaagaatgGAGCTGGTTGAGGCTCTCAAAATGGAGGAAAATGAAATCAATGATGTTTCCAAGTCTGAAACCGCTGCCAAAAGAACCGGTGAACCGAAGAAAAAACCTGTAAAGACGTATAAGATTTCTTCCGGTATGGGGAAGAATTTATTTGCTCAACAAGATAAACTGTTTGACTTTATAGAGAGAcaaaaggaaagagaaaggaaaagagaagaggttcttcgagagaaaACTGAGGAACAAATAATGCAGGAAGCTACAGAACGGAAAGAGGAAAGCGAAAAGAATGTGGATAAAGACCTAAGAGATGCTCAAGAAAGATTAGACAACCTTTTGCATTTTCAGGATACGTCAGCGCAACGGACCAAAATTATCGACAATGCCAGTGATTTTAGCATGTCCAATGAAAGCGGTCTATGGGGCGATGCCAGAGAGAGAGCTTTAATGCTAAAGAAACAGCAGAGAAACATGAGGAAATGGGAAAATCtagaaaaagagaggaacGGTCGGCGTGACAAGTATGTTGTTAGTATGGATATCAAATTAGACGGTAAAGTTGTTATGAAAGAGGTTGTTAAAGACAATAACGCTGTGTATGCGAATTCAGATGAGGAGTTGGAAAATATCAGCGACGAAGATGATGCCAGAGATCTGATGGATATAAAGAAATACAAGGAGGAGCTGTCGGCAGAAAAAGAATTACACAATGCAAAGTTGGAGTCCAATATATGGGACTACGAAAAGGACAAGGCACAATTTGAGCGTCCCATGTATGTCGGAACCTCTCCAGAACCTGAAGAGAGTAACATAACTGAGAGTAACGGAACCGAGAGAAAATGGAAATCCAGAATTCAAGTTATACCGGATGATGAAACTTCATTGgaacaaaatattcttGCAGCTTTGTAA
- the DAL80 gene encoding Dal80p (similar to Saccharomyces cerevisiae GZF3 (YJL110C) and DAL80 (YKR034W); ancestral locus Anc_1.250), whose amino-acid sequence MNNETKGASFKLSNVVSLKQAELMKTNEIPIMPLRDSGSPQPINLPKVSDNLLSQDTVNEKHNYTVLPKIGGKNLSLPSISGGNTNNSTSSVNSSMSTESMSDSPSNTEPAQSTNGKEENNNKKLDSTGNVTTMIGDGVKINGYINTNGKGDIMTGSGRSSSSQQRTCRKNSPHSGSICKNCATVNTPLWRRDNEGNTLCNACGLFLKLHGTPRPINLNTTVIKSRNRKSNHNSQSQKNMGVSRTGPHLNNISHLGSYSNHYQKLNSDVLKRTHGFKDIDLSILSDPHRIKKIRCNIHKDRNLPMGQDGSDILKAAKCMKPEIRPKVAPDRSDIRRYSFPSASEQTQNKFSSLVNIPDQLQTSFNDVFSNSKFAEGGYEAKNLDGSHYTEPDNDPTRQNISDSNLDLSELLVSEEETIKLKTRINELELVTDLYKSYIFRLNEKCQHLESVLHSILETQQ is encoded by the coding sequence ATGAATAACGAAACAAAAGGTGCCTCGTTCAAACTATCGAACGTTGTCAGCTTGAAGCAGGCAGAGTTAATGAAGACTAACGAAATCCCAATTATGCCCTTGAGGGATAGTGGCTCGCCGCAACCGATAAATTTACCAAAAGTATCCGATAATCTGTTGTCGCAGGACACTGTGAACGAGAAACATAATTACACCGTGTTGCCCAAAATAGGAGGAAAGAACCTGTCGTTGCCAAGCATATCTGGTGGCAACACCAACAATTCTACCTCATCAGTAAACAGCTCCATGTCGACAGAATCAATGTCAGACTCACCATCAAACACAGAGCCGGCACAATCGACAAACGGTAAGgaggagaacaacaacaagaaactggataGTACCGGTAATGTTACCACGATGATTGGTGACGGGGTGAAAATTAATGGCTACATCAACACTAACGGTAAGGGTGATATTATGACTGGTAGTGGCAGGAGCTCGAGCTCCCAACAAAGAACTTGCAGAAAGAACTCGCCGCATTCCGGTTCGATCTGCAAGAATTGTGCCACGGTTAATACACCCTTGTGGAGGAGGGATAACGAGGGTAATACTCTATGCAATGCGTGTgggttgttcttgaagttgcACGGCACACCAAGACCAATAAATCTGAATACAACGGTCATCAAATCTagaaacagaaagagtAATCACAACTCGCAGTCACAAAAGAACATGGGCGTCTCTAGAACAGGTCCACATCTAAACAATATCTCCCACTTAGGCAGTTACAGTAACCACTACCAGAAGCTAAATTCGGACGTGCTGAAGAGAACACACGGATTCAAAGATATCGACCTTTCGATCCTGTCCGATCCACACCGCATCAAAAAGATCAGATGCAATATCCACAAAGATCGAAATCTCCCCATGGGTCAAGATGGCTCTGATATCTTGAAGGCAGCAAAATGTATGAAACCGGAAATAAGACCAAAGGTGGCACCGGACAGAAGCGATATCAGAAGATACTCCTTCCCCTCCGCAAGTGAGCAAACTCAAAATAAGTTCTCTAGCCTGGTAAATATACCCGACCAGCTCCAAACTTCCTTTAATGACGTCTTCTCCAACAGTAAATTCGCTGAAGGCGGTTACGAGGCAAAGAACTTGGACGGCTCCCATTACACCGAACCAGACAACGACCCAACGCGACAGAACATCTCTGACTCGAACCTCGATTTGTCTGAATTATTAGTCAGCGAGGAGGAGACAATCAAACTGAAGACCCGTATTAATGAACTAGAGCTTGTGACAGATCTGTATAAGAGTTACATCTTCAGACTGAACGAAAAATGTCAGCATCTGGAGAGCGTTCTGCATTCCATCCTCGAGACACAGCAATAA